The Microlunatus antarcticus genome window below encodes:
- a CDS encoding class II fumarate hydratase, translating into MASDDAQTPFRTEHDTMGEVQVPRDALWKAQTQRAVENFPISGTPIEPALVAALGMIKGAAAQTNARLGRMPQERADAIAAAAAQVASGTHDAEFPIDVFQTGSGTSSNMNANEVIASLSSTALGADVHPNDDVNMSQSSNDVFPSAIHIATTQGLVQTLVPALAHLAASLEAKSAEFAEVVKSGRTHLMDATPVTLGQEFGGYAAQVRYGIERVEAAVPRVAELPLGGTAVGTGINMPPGFATAVIGIVAEQTGLPFTEARNHFEAQGARDALVEASGVLRTIAVSLNKIANDIRWMGSGPRAGLGEIALPDLQPGSSIMPGKVNPVLCEAMTQVSAQVIGNDAAVAFSGAAGAFELNVMLPVMARNVLESIRLLANISRVFADRCVDGITANVEHCRFLAESSPSIVTPLNRYIGYENAAAVAKQALKEGRTIREVVIDRGFVTDGKLTEEQLDAALDVLSMTRSPA; encoded by the coding sequence ATGGCCAGCGACGACGCCCAGACCCCGTTCCGGACCGAGCACGACACGATGGGCGAGGTCCAGGTGCCGCGGGACGCCCTGTGGAAGGCGCAGACCCAGCGGGCCGTCGAGAACTTCCCGATCTCGGGCACCCCCATCGAGCCGGCGCTGGTCGCCGCCCTCGGGATGATCAAGGGCGCTGCGGCACAGACGAACGCACGGCTCGGACGCATGCCCCAGGAACGCGCCGACGCCATCGCCGCGGCGGCCGCGCAGGTCGCGTCGGGCACGCACGACGCCGAGTTCCCGATCGACGTGTTCCAGACCGGGTCGGGCACCTCGAGCAACATGAACGCCAACGAGGTCATCGCCTCGCTCTCGAGCACGGCGCTGGGCGCGGACGTCCACCCCAACGACGACGTGAACATGTCGCAGTCCAGCAACGACGTGTTCCCGAGCGCGATCCACATCGCCACGACGCAGGGCCTCGTGCAGACGCTCGTCCCGGCGCTGGCCCACCTGGCTGCGTCGCTCGAGGCCAAGTCGGCCGAGTTCGCCGAGGTGGTCAAGAGCGGGCGCACGCACCTGATGGACGCGACCCCGGTGACGCTCGGGCAGGAGTTCGGCGGCTACGCCGCGCAGGTCCGCTACGGCATCGAGCGGGTCGAGGCCGCGGTCCCCCGCGTCGCCGAGCTGCCCCTGGGCGGCACGGCCGTCGGGACCGGGATCAACATGCCTCCCGGGTTCGCCACCGCCGTGATCGGGATCGTCGCCGAGCAGACCGGCCTGCCCTTCACGGAGGCCCGCAACCACTTCGAGGCCCAGGGCGCGCGCGACGCGCTCGTCGAGGCGTCCGGGGTGCTGCGCACCATCGCGGTCAGCCTGAACAAGATCGCCAACGACATCCGCTGGATGGGGTCGGGCCCGCGCGCCGGCCTCGGCGAGATCGCCCTGCCGGACCTGCAGCCGGGCAGCTCGATCATGCCGGGCAAGGTCAACCCGGTGCTCTGCGAGGCGATGACCCAGGTCAGCGCCCAGGTGATCGGGAACGACGCGGCCGTCGCGTTCTCCGGCGCGGCGGGGGCCTTCGAGCTGAACGTCATGCTCCCCGTGATGGCCCGGAACGTCCTCGAGTCGATCCGGCTGCTGGCCAACATCAGCCGCGTCTTCGCCGACCGCTGCGTCGACGGCATCACCGCCAACGTCGAGCACTGCCGCTTCCTGGCCGAGTCGAGCCCCTCGATCGTGACCCCGCTCAACCGCTACATCGGGTACGAGAACGCTGCCGCGGTGGCCAAGCAGGCCCTGAAGGAGGGCCGCACGATCCGCGAGGTCGTGATCGACCGCGGCTTCGTCACCGACGGCAAGCTCACCGAGGAGCAGCTCGACGCGGCCCTCGACGTCCTGTCGATGACGAGGTCTCCCGCCTGA
- a CDS encoding alpha/beta fold hydrolase — protein sequence MFEGFTEELVDGDGVPVLVRHRLLPGRPVVLLVHGHPRTSATWHRVAPLLVEAGLSVVCADLPGYGRSGKPTPTADHAPHAKTAHARRLRAAMHGLGVDRFAVVGHDRGSYVAFRLALDHPDTVTRVALLDCIPVVEHLERCDARFATAWWHWFFFAQPDEPERVINADPLAWYAFDEARMGAANAAECRAAVQDPAVVRGMLEDYRAGLTVDADEERAARSAGLRVTQPLLVLWSLRDDLEDLHGDPRLIWRAWADDVSGHGLDAGHHVAEEAPGELAAALAGFLPAGG from the coding sequence GTGTTCGAGGGGTTCACCGAGGAGCTGGTCGACGGCGACGGGGTGCCGGTCCTCGTCCGCCACCGCCTGCTGCCGGGCCGTCCGGTCGTGCTGCTCGTGCACGGCCACCCGCGTACCTCGGCGACCTGGCACCGCGTCGCCCCGCTCCTGGTCGAGGCGGGGCTGTCGGTGGTCTGCGCCGACCTCCCCGGCTACGGCCGCTCGGGCAAGCCGACGCCGACCGCCGACCACGCCCCGCACGCGAAGACCGCGCACGCACGCCGGCTGCGCGCGGCGATGCACGGCCTCGGCGTCGACCGCTTCGCCGTCGTCGGTCACGACCGGGGCAGCTACGTCGCGTTCCGGCTGGCCCTCGACCACCCCGACACCGTCACCCGGGTCGCGCTCCTGGACTGCATCCCGGTCGTCGAGCACCTGGAACGCTGCGACGCCCGCTTCGCCACCGCGTGGTGGCACTGGTTCTTCTTCGCTCAGCCGGACGAGCCGGAGCGGGTGATCAACGCCGACCCGCTCGCCTGGTACGCGTTCGACGAGGCCCGGATGGGCGCCGCGAACGCGGCTGAGTGCCGGGCGGCGGTGCAGGACCCGGCCGTCGTGCGCGGGATGCTCGAGGACTACCGCGCCGGGCTGACCGTCGACGCCGACGAGGAACGGGCCGCCCGGTCCGCCGGGCTCCGCGTCACGCAGCCGCTCCTCGTGCTGTGGTCGCTGCGCGACGACCTCGAGGACCTGCACGGCGACCCGCGGCTGATCTGGCGGGCCTGGGCCGACGACGTGTCCGGTCACGGCCTCGACGCCGGCCACCACGTCGCCGAGGAGGCGCCCGGGGAGCTGGCGGCCGCGCTGGCCGGGTTCCTCCCGGCAGGAGGCTGA
- the trhA gene encoding PAQR family membrane homeostasis protein TrhA gives MPSVLDEVQADVAREVKPRLRGWLHAAMAPLALAAGIVLVVLAPTERGVVGGAVFLAASVLLFGTSGLYHRFYWGPRAEAVLRRLDHANIYVFIAATYTPLALLLLSGGSRVALLVMVWTAALGGLLFRTLWLSAPRWLYTAMYLLMGCSALGWIGAFYSTGGPAVVALILAGGVFYIGGAVVYGRKRPDPSPRWFGFHEIFHACTVGGFVCHYTAISLVTYAAS, from the coding sequence GTGCCCAGCGTTCTCGACGAGGTCCAGGCGGACGTCGCCCGTGAGGTCAAGCCCCGCCTGCGGGGCTGGTTGCACGCGGCGATGGCGCCGCTGGCGCTCGCCGCCGGCATCGTGCTCGTCGTGCTCGCCCCCACCGAGCGGGGCGTCGTCGGCGGGGCCGTGTTCCTGGCGGCGTCGGTGCTGCTCTTCGGCACCAGCGGGCTCTACCACCGCTTCTACTGGGGTCCTCGCGCCGAAGCCGTCCTGCGCCGGCTCGACCACGCGAACATCTACGTCTTCATCGCCGCGACGTACACCCCGCTGGCGCTGCTGCTCCTGAGCGGCGGCTCGCGCGTGGCGCTGCTGGTGATGGTCTGGACCGCCGCGCTCGGCGGGCTGCTCTTCCGCACGCTCTGGCTGTCCGCACCCCGCTGGCTCTACACCGCCATGTACCTGCTGATGGGCTGCTCGGCGCTCGGCTGGATCGGCGCCTTCTACTCCACGGGCGGCCCGGCCGTGGTGGCGCTGATCCTCGCCGGCGGCGTCTTCTACATCGGCGGCGCGGTGGTCTACGGGCGCAAGCGGCCCGACCCGTCACCGCGCTGGTTCGGCTTCCACGAGATCTTCCACGCCTGCACGGTCGGCGGCTTCGTCTGCCACTACACCGCGATCTCGCTGGTCACCTACGCCGCCAGCTGA
- a CDS encoding isoprenyl transferase codes for MPSADRWREYLDRLHPSGLLYATYEHRLIAELDPDRLPRHVAVLADGNRRWARTNAPGKPLSAGYQAGARRLRDFVEWCDEIGIPVVTLWVLSTDNYSRASAEEIGPLLEVIEGLVDELAGTGRWHVHPVGALDLLPPETADHLRTVDVDTSQIDGMMVNIAVSYGGRHELRDAVRSLLAEEARLGTPIEDLAKNLDIEHIAEHLYTRGQPDPDLIIRTSGEQRLSGFLMWQSAHSEFYFCEALWPDFRKVDFIRALRAYGQRERRFGQ; via the coding sequence ATGCCCTCCGCAGACCGGTGGCGGGAGTACCTCGACCGCCTCCATCCCTCGGGGCTGCTCTACGCGACCTACGAGCACCGGCTGATCGCCGAGCTCGACCCCGATCGGCTGCCCCGCCACGTCGCCGTGCTCGCCGACGGCAACCGACGCTGGGCACGGACCAACGCCCCCGGCAAGCCGCTGAGCGCGGGCTACCAGGCCGGGGCGCGGCGGCTGCGCGACTTCGTGGAGTGGTGCGACGAGATCGGCATCCCGGTCGTCACCCTGTGGGTCCTGTCGACCGACAACTACAGCCGGGCGAGCGCCGAGGAGATCGGCCCTCTGCTCGAGGTGATCGAGGGCCTCGTCGACGAGCTCGCCGGGACGGGACGCTGGCACGTCCACCCGGTGGGCGCGCTCGACCTGCTGCCGCCCGAGACCGCCGACCACCTGCGCACCGTCGACGTCGACACCTCGCAGATCGACGGGATGATGGTGAACATCGCCGTCTCGTACGGCGGGCGGCACGAGCTGCGCGACGCGGTCCGGTCGCTCCTGGCCGAGGAGGCCCGGCTGGGCACCCCGATCGAGGACCTGGCGAAGAACCTCGACATCGAGCACATCGCTGAGCACCTCTACACGCGCGGCCAGCCCGACCCCGACCTGATCATCCGGACCTCGGGGGAGCAGCGGCTCTCCGGCTTCCTCATGTGGCAGTCCGCGCACAGCGAGTTCTACTTCTGCGAGGCCCTGTGGCCCGACTTCCGCAAGGTCGACTTCATCCGCGCGCTCCGGGCGTACGGGCAGCGCGAGCGTCGCTTCGGGCAGTAG
- a CDS encoding aggregation-promoting factor C-terminal-like domain-containing protein → MRRLVRHGLAGLGAATFAVVAGVTALGASTTPTVAAPPVAAAATGEFVPVQFVPADPVADAERAATAERDTREADRARIAATTAQAAYQRAVGLGTQGRAIDERSSEIKAEIKAAKAKAEAAEAAAEAAEKKARDAAIANEGYTPGTTDVREIARQILMNKFSYGEDQYACFSWIIERESNWDVHAQNASSGAYGLPQSLPGSKMASVAPDWRDNPATQIVWGAQYMKSRYGSPCDAKSHWESAGNY, encoded by the coding sequence ATGCGTCGTCTCGTCCGTCACGGCCTCGCCGGGCTCGGAGCGGCGACGTTCGCGGTGGTGGCCGGCGTGACCGCGCTCGGGGCCTCGACGACGCCCACCGTGGCCGCCCCTCCGGTCGCCGCTGCCGCGACCGGTGAGTTCGTGCCGGTCCAGTTCGTGCCCGCGGACCCGGTCGCCGACGCGGAACGTGCGGCGACCGCGGAGCGCGACACCCGCGAGGCCGACCGCGCCCGCATCGCGGCCACCACGGCCCAGGCGGCGTACCAGCGGGCCGTCGGTCTCGGGACCCAGGGTCGGGCGATCGACGAGCGGTCGAGCGAGATCAAGGCCGAGATCAAGGCAGCGAAGGCGAAGGCCGAGGCGGCCGAGGCCGCGGCCGAGGCGGCGGAGAAGAAGGCTCGCGACGCCGCGATCGCGAACGAGGGCTACACCCCGGGCACCACCGACGTCCGCGAGATCGCCCGGCAGATCCTGATGAACAAGTTCAGCTACGGCGAGGACCAGTACGCCTGCTTCAGCTGGATCATCGAGCGCGAGAGCAACTGGGACGTCCACGCGCAGAACGCGAGCTCGGGGGCGTACGGTCTCCCGCAGTCGCTCCCCGGCTCGAAGATGGCGAGCGTTGCGCCCGACTGGCGCGACAACCCCGCGACCCAGATCGTCTGGGGCGCGCAGTACATGAAGAGCCGCTACGGCAGCCCGTGCGACGCCAAGTCGCACTGGGAGAGTGCCGGCAACTACTAA
- a CDS encoding aggregation-promoting factor C-terminal-like domain-containing protein, with the protein MRRLVRHGLAGAGAATFAVVAGVTALAGPATTTLAAPAVTTVPQSVVAPQDPAVDAQRGAAAERENRDAERTRIATAVVAAAEQRETNLDTQSTAIDQSSKAIKKAKAKAAAEAKAKAAAAEKKRRAAIKAQGYEVGVTDPREMARQILDNKFGYGSDQFSCFDWIIKHESGWNVHAENASSGAYGLPQSLPGSKMASVASDWRDNPATQIIWGAQYMKSRYGSPCGAKSHWESAGNY; encoded by the coding sequence GTGCGTCGTCTCGTCCGTCATGGTCTCGCTGGAGCAGGGGCCGCCACGTTCGCGGTGGTCGCCGGGGTGACCGCGCTGGCCGGGCCGGCGACGACGACGCTGGCGGCCCCGGCCGTCACGACGGTCCCGCAGTCGGTGGTCGCGCCCCAGGACCCGGCGGTCGACGCGCAGCGCGGCGCCGCCGCCGAGCGCGAGAACCGCGACGCCGAGCGCACCCGCATCGCGACCGCGGTGGTCGCCGCCGCGGAGCAGCGGGAGACCAACCTCGACACCCAGAGCACCGCCATCGACCAGTCGTCGAAGGCGATCAAGAAGGCGAAAGCCAAGGCCGCCGCCGAGGCCAAGGCGAAGGCCGCGGCCGCGGAGAAGAAGCGGCGGGCCGCCATCAAGGCGCAGGGGTACGAGGTCGGCGTCACCGACCCGCGCGAGATGGCCCGGCAGATCCTCGACAACAAGTTCGGCTACGGCTCCGACCAGTTCTCCTGCTTCGACTGGATCATCAAGCACGAGAGCGGCTGGAACGTCCACGCGGAGAACGCGAGCTCCGGGGCGTACGGGCTCCCGCAGTCGCTGCCCGGGTCGAAGATGGCCAGCGTGGCCTCCGACTGGCGCGACAACCCGGCGACCCAGATCATCTGGGGCGCGCAGTACATGAAGAGCCGCTACGGCAGCCCCTGCGGCGCCAAGTCGCACTGGGAGAGTGCCGGCAACTACTGA
- a CDS encoding endonuclease domain-containing protein — protein MRLSDEVRALVQRDGVVARRDRPELAGAMARLVRDGELVAVLPGVYATAATSGERAARLAALARWAPDAVLVGRTAAQVTFWPQLPGASVECALPWARDPQPGFTFSKRRVPPELLLERQGLRATCPDLTALDLSTELGGDAIDRLLLTRAGTLPGLHEALRLCPSRAGNVDRRAVLLDSRDEPWSAAERLCHRLLRGAGITGWKANLPVHLRGHHYFLDVGFPALRLVIEIDGRLHQTDPELFESDRWRQNDLVLEGWMVLRVTWRMLEDHPDVVVKLVEEAICSIRSPRWR, from the coding sequence ATGAGGCTCTCCGACGAGGTCCGTGCCCTGGTCCAGCGCGACGGGGTGGTGGCGCGACGGGACCGTCCGGAGCTGGCCGGCGCGATGGCGCGGCTGGTGCGGGACGGCGAGCTCGTCGCCGTGCTGCCCGGCGTCTACGCGACCGCGGCGACCAGCGGCGAACGGGCGGCGCGCCTCGCCGCCCTCGCGAGGTGGGCGCCGGACGCGGTGCTGGTCGGGCGCACGGCTGCGCAGGTCACGTTCTGGCCGCAGCTTCCCGGGGCGTCGGTGGAGTGCGCCCTGCCGTGGGCGCGGGACCCGCAGCCGGGGTTCACCTTCTCGAAGCGCCGTGTTCCCCCCGAGCTGCTGCTCGAGCGGCAGGGGCTCCGCGCGACGTGCCCGGACCTCACGGCTCTGGACCTGTCCACGGAGCTCGGCGGAGACGCGATCGACCGGCTCCTGCTGACCCGCGCGGGCACGCTGCCGGGTCTGCACGAGGCGCTCCGGCTCTGCCCCTCCCGGGCGGGCAACGTGGACCGACGTGCGGTCCTGCTCGACTCGCGTGACGAGCCGTGGTCAGCCGCCGAGCGACTCTGCCATCGCCTGCTGAGGGGTGCGGGCATCACCGGCTGGAAGGCCAACCTGCCCGTCCACCTCCGTGGGCACCACTACTTCCTCGACGTCGGCTTCCCGGCGCTGAGGCTGGTGATCGAGATCGACGGCCGCCTCCACCAGACCGACCCGGAGCTGTTCGAGAGCGACCGATGGCGCCAGAACGACCTCGTCCTCGAGGGCTGGATGGTGCTGCGCGTCACCTGGCGGATGCTCGAGGACCATCCAGACGTGGTCGTGAAGCTGGTCGAGGAGGCCATCTGCTCAATCCGTAGCCCGAGGTGGCGCTGA
- a CDS encoding thioredoxin domain-containing protein, translating to MPNRLSNATSPYLLQHADNPVDWREWGDEAFAEAERTGRPVLLSVGYAACHWCHVMAHESFEDEATAARMNERFVNVKVDREERPDVDTVYMAATQALTGQGGWPMTVFLTPDRRPFYAGTYFPPTARQGMPAFSQVLDAVSAAWTDRREEVVSSAAGIAAQLAEQRLVAAPGTVTPADLEAARTTLARDFDPTYGGFGRAPKFPPSMVLEALLRDGSEQALEMAGRTCTAMARGGIYDQLVGGFARYSVDAHWVVPHFEKMLYDNALLLGVYTHLWRRTGDPLARRVVEETVAWLLAELRTPQGAFAASLDADSLDATGHLHEGAFYAWTPEHLSEVLGPEDGAWAARVFTVTTAGTFEHGASTLQRPGVGEDVPARLADVRARLAAAREQRSRPGLDDKVVAAWNGWLVDSLVEAALVLGRSEWLVAARTAADLLWQLHWRADEQRLLRTSRGGRAGTAAGILEDYSAVAAAFVRLAGATGDAVWVERARTLLGVVEEQFADGRGGWFDTAADAEELYTRPQDVTDNATPSGLSATLRALGLIARLTGEDAYARRAAEGAATVGALVAKAPRFAGWLWAEAASEASPAAAPVEVAVVGPAGQERDALVRLAWSEAPAGSVVVVGDGTSAAGFALLEDRTVRDGRATAYVCRGFVCRLPVTDLDGLRAQLAA from the coding sequence GTGCCGAACCGACTGTCGAACGCCACCAGCCCCTACCTGCTGCAGCACGCCGACAACCCCGTCGACTGGCGGGAGTGGGGCGACGAGGCGTTCGCCGAGGCGGAGCGGACCGGTCGGCCGGTCCTCCTCAGCGTCGGCTACGCCGCGTGCCACTGGTGCCACGTCATGGCGCACGAGTCGTTCGAGGACGAGGCGACGGCCGCCCGGATGAACGAACGTTTCGTCAACGTCAAGGTCGACCGCGAGGAACGTCCCGACGTCGACACCGTCTACATGGCGGCGACGCAGGCGCTGACGGGGCAGGGCGGGTGGCCCATGACCGTGTTCCTGACCCCGGACCGGCGGCCGTTCTACGCCGGCACCTACTTCCCGCCCACGGCCCGCCAGGGGATGCCCGCGTTCAGCCAGGTGCTCGACGCCGTGTCGGCGGCCTGGACCGACCGGCGGGAGGAGGTCGTCTCGAGCGCGGCCGGCATCGCGGCCCAGCTCGCCGAGCAGCGGCTGGTCGCCGCGCCCGGAACGGTCACCCCGGCCGACCTCGAGGCCGCCCGGACGACGCTGGCGCGCGACTTCGACCCCACGTACGGGGGCTTCGGCCGGGCGCCCAAGTTCCCGCCGTCGATGGTGCTGGAGGCGCTGCTGCGCGACGGCAGCGAGCAGGCGCTGGAGATGGCCGGGCGCACGTGCACGGCGATGGCGCGCGGTGGGATCTACGACCAGCTCGTGGGCGGTTTCGCGCGCTACAGCGTCGACGCGCACTGGGTGGTGCCGCACTTCGAGAAGATGCTCTACGACAACGCCCTGCTGCTCGGGGTCTACACGCACCTGTGGCGGCGTACGGGTGACCCGCTGGCCCGCCGGGTGGTCGAGGAGACGGTCGCGTGGCTGCTGGCCGAGCTCCGGACGCCGCAGGGCGCGTTCGCCGCGAGCCTCGACGCCGACTCGCTCGACGCCACCGGGCACCTGCACGAGGGCGCCTTCTACGCCTGGACACCGGAGCACCTGAGCGAGGTGCTCGGGCCCGAGGACGGGGCGTGGGCGGCGCGGGTCTTCACCGTGACCACGGCCGGGACCTTCGAGCACGGTGCCTCGACGCTGCAGCGCCCGGGCGTGGGGGAGGACGTTCCCGCACGGCTCGCGGACGTCCGGGCCCGACTCGCCGCGGCGCGGGAGCAGCGGTCGCGCCCCGGCCTGGACGACAAGGTCGTCGCCGCCTGGAACGGCTGGCTGGTCGACTCCCTCGTCGAGGCGGCCCTGGTCCTGGGCCGGTCCGAGTGGCTCGTGGCCGCGCGGACCGCGGCCGACCTGCTGTGGCAGCTCCACTGGCGCGCCGACGAGCAGCGGCTGCTGCGGACCTCCCGGGGCGGCCGGGCCGGTACCGCGGCCGGCATCCTCGAGGACTACAGCGCGGTGGCCGCAGCCTTCGTCCGGCTGGCCGGCGCGACCGGCGACGCGGTCTGGGTGGAGCGCGCCCGCACGCTGCTGGGCGTCGTGGAGGAGCAGTTCGCGGACGGCCGGGGCGGCTGGTTCGACACGGCCGCCGACGCGGAGGAGCTCTACACGCGCCCGCAGGACGTGACCGACAACGCCACCCCGTCCGGGCTCAGCGCGACCCTGCGGGCGCTTGGGCTGATCGCCCGGCTCACGGGGGAGGACGCGTACGCGCGCCGCGCCGCCGAGGGGGCCGCGACGGTCGGGGCCCTGGTCGCGAAGGCGCCGCGCTTCGCCGGCTGGCTGTGGGCCGAGGCGGCGAGCGAGGCGTCGCCGGCGGCGGCGCCGGTCGAGGTGGCCGTGGTCGGACCGGCGGGTCAGGAGCGCGACGCCCTCGTCCGGCTCGCCTGGTCCGAGGCGCCGGCGGGGTCGGTCGTGGTGGTCGGCGACGGCACGTCGGCCGCGGGCTTCGCCCTGCTCGAGGACCGGACGGTGCGCGACGGGCGGGCGACCGCGTACGTCTGCCGGGGGTTCGTGTGCCGCCTCCCGGTCACCGACCTCGACGGGCTGCGCGCTCAGCTGGCGGCGTAG
- a CDS encoding PhoH family protein produces the protein MSLASAPAPAAAEPDGRLTYVIDTSVLLSDPHALRRFAEHDVVLPLVVVTELEGKRDHPELGFFARTALRHLDDLRVRHGRLDAPVPANDEGGTLHVELNHTDPRALPEGFRLGDNDSRILAVALNYSVEGRDVTLVSKDLPMRVKAASVGLRAEEYRAELAVSSGWTGMVELDATSAELDTLYESGTLDLEAGRDLPCHTGVVLLGASSTALARVTPSKELRLIKDRDAFGVHGRSAEQRVALDLLLDPSVGIVSLGGRAGTGKSALALCAGLEAVLERRQHSKVVVFRPLYAVGGQELGYLPGSEGEKMAPWAQAVFDTLGSVTSKVVIEEVMERGLLEVLPLTHIRGRSLHDAFVIVDEAQSLERNVLLTVLSRIGQDSRVVLTHDVAQRDNLRVGRHDGVAAVVEKLKGHPLFAHVTLHRSERSPIAALVTDMLEDIGI, from the coding sequence GTGTCTCTCGCTTCTGCTCCCGCCCCTGCCGCGGCGGAGCCCGACGGCCGCCTCACGTACGTCATCGACACCTCCGTCCTGCTGAGCGACCCGCACGCCCTGCGCCGCTTCGCCGAGCACGACGTCGTGCTCCCGCTGGTGGTGGTCACCGAGCTCGAGGGGAAGCGCGACCACCCCGAGCTCGGCTTCTTCGCCCGGACGGCCCTGCGTCACCTCGACGACCTGCGGGTCCGCCACGGGCGCCTCGACGCCCCCGTCCCCGCGAACGACGAGGGCGGCACGCTCCACGTCGAGCTCAACCACACCGACCCGCGGGCGCTGCCCGAGGGGTTCCGGCTGGGCGACAACGACTCGCGGATCCTCGCCGTGGCGCTGAACTACTCCGTCGAGGGACGCGACGTCACCCTCGTGTCCAAGGACCTGCCGATGCGGGTCAAGGCGGCGTCGGTCGGGCTGCGGGCCGAGGAGTACCGTGCCGAGCTCGCGGTCAGCTCGGGCTGGACCGGCATGGTCGAGCTGGACGCGACCAGCGCCGAGCTCGACACCCTGTACGAGAGCGGGACGCTCGACCTCGAGGCCGGTCGGGACCTGCCCTGCCACACCGGCGTCGTGCTGCTCGGCGCCAGCTCGACGGCGCTCGCCCGGGTCACGCCGAGCAAGGAGCTCCGCCTGATCAAGGACCGCGACGCCTTCGGGGTTCACGGCCGGTCCGCCGAGCAGCGCGTGGCGCTCGACCTCCTGCTGGACCCGTCGGTCGGCATCGTCTCCCTCGGCGGCCGGGCCGGGACGGGCAAGTCGGCCCTCGCGCTGTGCGCCGGCCTGGAGGCCGTGCTCGAACGGCGCCAGCACTCCAAGGTCGTCGTGTTCCGTCCCCTGTACGCGGTGGGCGGCCAGGAGCTCGGCTACCTGCCGGGCTCCGAGGGCGAGAAGATGGCGCCCTGGGCGCAGGCGGTGTTCGACACCCTCGGCTCGGTGACCTCGAAGGTCGTCATCGAGGAGGTCATGGAACGGGGCCTCCTCGAGGTCCTGCCGCTGACCCACATCCGCGGACGGTCGCTGCACGACGCGTTCGTGATCGTCGACGAGGCCCAGTCGCTCGAGCGCAACGTCCTGCTCACCGTGCTCAGCCGCATCGGGCAGGACTCCCGCGTCGTGCTCACCCACGACGTCGCCCAGCGCGACAACCTCCGCGTCGGTCGCCACGACGGCGTCGCCGCGGTCGTCGAGAAGCTGAAGGGCCACCCGCTCTTCGCCCACGTCACGCTGCACCGTTCCGAGCGGTCGCCCATCGCGGCCCTCGTCACGGACATGCTGGAGGACATCGGCATCTGA